Proteins encoded together in one Ipomoea triloba cultivar NCNSP0323 chromosome 4, ASM357664v1 window:
- the LOC116015992 gene encoding uncharacterized protein LOC116015992, with translation MRLIGKRSKDARTYNLPTVSEVAALIVGDLEADMVDGYTIVEAGRLLFIRNIQKALRCEVYKGLSDALFRGDIDPSMQGYPSLFITFTCNPKWSEIQRYVQLRGLRAEDKPDIVARVFKMKLDSLINEFKVGQLFGQVKALIYTIEFQKWGLPHAHILLFLSLNTSIPCQTTVDSIISAEVPSKELDPEYHQAVEEFMLHGPCGVARKTSPCMVNGRCSKHFPKKIVEYSNFDADGYPIYRRQHGGKTITKNGIQLDNRYVVPHNRYLLLRYNAHMNVEWCNQSRSIKYLFKYVNKGNDRVTAEFYKTTSNADGVQVVDEINMYYDCRYVSASDATWHLLSFEIQCRNPLVERLSFHLPDSQTVFFQDDEDVETVLNKETLGQSMFTQWLNKETLGQSMFTQWLNKETLGQSMFTQWFEANKTFQSMFTQWFEANKTFQEMFTQWFEANKTFQEAKLLTFEANKTFQEAKLLTYIEMPNKFVWKKNIRQWHPRKRGFSIGRIFYVPPGTRELYYLRCLLNIVRGPTSFSDIRSYNGVQYNTFKEACYAQGLLQDDTEYVDAIMEANYFATPNSLRKLFVTLLLSNTMARPEIVWEKVWTHLADDAQHTRRRLLHLQDIFLTDEEKTNFALWELSKLLLVYNKTLRDFPNIPVINEASHVHVENWLLWEELAYDRAREYEESQRLKERLTEQQKEIYDTIINDFDSNNGGLFFVYGYGGTGKTFLLRVLSSSIRAKGKIVINVASSGIASLLLLGGRTAHSRFSIPISVNEDSTCNINQGQGSQLAELIVHAKLIIWDEAPMMHKHCFEALDKTMRGLLRFVNNDSENKTFCGKTVVLGGDFRQILLVVPKGSRQDIVSATINSSYLWRHCRVTRLTKNLRLSTMEPGLNQDKVEEFANWLISIGDGNIGVDIDSYADFDIPTQLLLKSNGYPISSIVKSTFPNFTGASSDGSCFKNSAILAPTLEVVNEVNQYMSNLTEGEGKTYLSSDTTCKGDGSSSVLADVHTPEFLNTIRASGLPNHSLTLKVGSPVMLMRNIDHSLGLCNGTRLVVTRLGNHVVEGSILAGPNAGTKVLIARITITPSDPSTFQVQQKTISTYAVICNDY, from the exons ATGAGACTAATAGGAAAGAGGTCCAAAGATGCAAGGACATATAATCTACCTACAGTCTCCGAGGTTGCTGCATTGATAGTTGGCGACTTAGAGGCGGACATGG TTGATGGGTACACAATAGTGGAAGCAGGTCGTCTACTATTCATTCGTAACATTCAAAAGGCATTGCGTTGTGAAGTGTACAAAGGTTTGTCTGATGCATTGTTTAGAGGAGATATAGACCCTTCAATGCAAG GGTATCCAAGCTTATTCATTACATTCACATGTAACCCAAAGTGGTCGGAAATCCAACGATATGTTCAACTAAGAGGTTTGAGAGCTGAGGACAAACCAGATATTGTTGCACGAGTTTTCAAGATGAAGCTTgattcattaattaatgaattcaAGGTTGGGCAATTATTTGGTCAGGTAAAAGCAT TGATCTACACAATTGAATTTCAAAAATGGGGATTACCTCATGCTCATATACTGCTTTTTCTTAGTTTGAACACAAGTATTCCATGTCAAACTACAGTTGACTCAATAATCTCCGCCGAAGTCCCGAGCAAAGAATTAGATCCTGAGTACCATCAAGCAGTTGAGGAGTTTATGTTACATGGTCCTTGTGGTGTTGCTAGAAAGACATCTCCATGTATGGTAAATGGACGGTGTTCTaaacattttcccaaaaaaattgtGGAATACTCAAATTTTGATGCAGATGGTTACCCAATATATAGAAGACAGCATGGTGGAAAAACAATTACCAAGAATGGTATTCAGTTGGATAATAGATATGTGGTACCCCATAACAGATACTTGCTTTTGAGATACAATGCACATATGAATGTGGAGTGGTGCAACCAATCTAGATCTATCAAATACTTATTCAAGTATGTGAACAAGGGAAATGATCGCGTAACTGCTGAATTTTATAAAACAACATCAAATGCAGATGGAGTGCAAGTAGTGGATGAGATCAACATGTACTATGATTGTAGATACGTTTCTGCATCTGATGCTACTTGGCATCTACTAAGTTTTGAGATTCAATGTAGAAACCCGCTAGTTGAGAGGCTTAGTTTCCATTTACCAGATAGCCAAACGGTCTTCTTTCAGGATGATGAAGATGTTGAGACAGTTTTGAACAAAGAAACTTTGGGGCAAAGCATGTTCACACAATGGTTGAACAAAGAAACTTTGGGGCAAAGCATGTTCACACAATGGTTGAACAAAGAAACTTTGGGGCAAAGCATGTTCACACAATGGTTTGAGGCAAACAAAACTTTCCAAAGCATGTTCACACAATGGTTTGAGGCAAACAAAACTTTCCAAGAAATGTTCACACAATGGTTTGAGGCAAACAAAACTTTCCAAGAAGCTAAATTGCTAACCTTTGAGGCAAACAAAACTTTCCAAGAAGCTAAATTGCTAACCTATATTGAGATGCCCAATAAATTTGTGTGGAAGAAAAATATTCGTCAATGGCATCCCCGTAAAAGAGGTTTTTCTATTGGCCGTATCTTTTATGTTCCACCGGGTACTAGGGAATTATATTATCTACGATGTTTGTTGAACATAGTGAGGGGCCCAACAAGCTTTTCTGACATAAGGTCATATAATGGAGTACAGTACAATACTTTTAAGGAGGCATGTTATGCCCAGGGGTTATTACAAGATGATACTGAATATGTTGATGCAATTATGGAAGCTAACTATTTTGCAACTCCCAACTCACTAAGAAAGTTGTTTGTTACTCTATTATTGTCAAATACAATGGCACGTCCAGAAATTGTATGGGAGAAGGTGTGGACACATCTGGCTGATGATGCTCAACATACGCGTAGGAGATTATTACACTTGCAAG ATATATTTCTAACTGATGAAGAGAAAACGAATTTTGCGCTATGGGAATTGTCAAAGCTTTTATTAGTCTATAACAAGACTTTGAGAGATTTTCCAAACATACCGGTAATTAATGAAGCAAGCCATGTTCATGTGGAAAACTGGTTGTTGTGGGAAGAGTTAGCATATGACCGTGCTAGGGAATATGAAGAGAGTCAACGGCTTAAGGAGAGACTAACagaacaacaaaaagaaatatatgATACCATTATCAATGATTTTGATTCCAACAATGGTGGACTGTTTTTTGTTTATGGGTATGGTGGTACAGGAAAGACATTTCTGTTGCGTGTGCTCTCTTCTTCTATTAGAGCAAAAGGCAAAATTGTTATCAATGTGGCATCAAGTGGGATAGCATCTTTACTTCTTCTGGGTGGCAGGACTGCACATTCAAGGTTTTCAATACCAATCTCTGTCAATGAAGATTCTACATGCAATATAAATCAAGGTCAAGGCAGCCAATTAGCCGAACTCATTGTTCATGCAAAACTaataatttgggatgaagcaccgatgatgcacaaacattgttttgaggCGTTGGATAAAACAATGAGAGGTTTGTTAAGATTTGTTAACAATGACAGTGAAAACAAGACTTTTTGCGGGAAGACAGTGGTTTTAGGTGGGGACTTTAGGCAAATATTACTAGTGGTGCCAAAAGGTTCAAGACAGGACATTGTTTCTGCAACAATTAATTCTTCATATCTTTGGAGACATTGTAGAGTTACGCGCCTAACAAAAAATTTGAGATTAAGTACAATGGAACCTGGATTAAATCAAGACAAAGTTGAAGAATTTGCGAATTGGCTAATTTCAATAGGTGATGGTAATATTGGGGTAGATATTGATAGTTACGCTGATTTTGATATCCCCACTCAATTGTTATTGAAGTCAAATGGTTATCCTATTTCCTCTATTGTGAAAAGTACCTTCCCCAACTTTACTGGTGCAAGCAGTGATGGAAGTTGTTTTAAGAACAGTGCAATACTAGCACCAACGTTAGAGGTGGTCAATGAAGTCAACCAGTATATGTCTAACTTAACTGAAGGGGAAGGAAAGACATATTTGAGTTCCGACACAACGTGTAAAGGCGATGGTTCCAGTTCAGTTCTTGCTGATGTGCATACACCAGAATTCCTAAATACCATAAGAGCATCTGGCCTTCCAAATCATTCTTTGACTTTAAAAGTGGGGTCTCCTGTAATGTTAATGAGGAACATTGATCATAGTCTTGGTTTATGCAATGGAACTAGGTTGGTGGTAACAAGATTAGGTAATCATGTTGTTGAAGGAAGCATATTAGCAGGTCCTAATGCTGGGACTAAGGTATTAATTGCTAGAATAACTATCACCCCATCGGACCCGAGTACCTTTCAAGTTCAACAGAAGACAATTTCCACTTATGctgtcatatgcaatgactattAA
- the LOC116015998 gene encoding uncharacterized protein LOC116015998: MALMYVLVEELQKHHTTVAIRLRAVCTYNVLHSRGRDQIKSRECVFHDEAGSYIHMHIPGKSVSPLNDFVEGNVYCIKNFLVVAHWYCYKTCHGEYMMQFYSETLVKDYKGCDFPRNMYRLQPFESLNTLDANVLVDVIGRVVEIYSLLEKMINGRPSWLIDFLIEDLKGNQVKCTVWDDHVEKVKPFFRSDLLDPVVVLIQMGRIKLVEKSMVVVSLRALGCCNIYLMFLPEYLKYSGEVKICSSYDATNLLFNQNTVEFVEFRESLCMQQQTPLKSITSNSTFSYGTTSGGDLSSSKMQITTLSEIFSKRETGDFWVPCKIIGIESDPNDWYYDSCPQQNYNKKLEFKSGMYDCGKCGGRFIKAPLLLCDREVLELLCVKADELKAMQPFVMTKIPKDIRNLKGRGLLFKLAVRSDQFNNLNNAVPVMQVKHFPEMFENYYPGLIKHNDDEFCSKLQLIEDDSDSDEGFFFSDDPTESPIGTASGKQNVAVNETEAVKRSLLDEFSSTQTSKKKKQIVVKEEKNEKEPTGEQ; encoded by the exons ATGGCTCTGATGTATGTCTTAGTTGAAGAGTTGCAGAAGCACCATACTACAGTTGCAATCAGATTGAGGGCCGTGTGCACCTACAATGTTTTGCACAGTAGAGGAAGAGATCAAATCAAGTCAAGAGAGTGTGTCTTCCATGATGAAGCG GGTTCCTACATTCACATGCATATTCCAGGAAAGAGTGTTTCTCCTTTGAATGATTTTGTAGAGGGAAATgtgtattgtataaaaaattttctggtaGTTGCTCATTGGTATTGCTATAAGACATGTCATGGTGAGTACATGATGCAATTTTATTCTGAAACATTGGTCAAAGATTATAAAGGATGTGATTTTCCAAGGAATATGTATCGACTACAACCATTTGAAAGTTTGAACACACTGGATGCAAATGTTTTGGTTG ATGTCATTGGCCGTGTAGTTGAAATATACTCTCTATTGGAGAAGATGATTAATGGGAGACCCTCTTGGTTGATAGATTTTctgattgaagatttgaa GGGTAATCAAGTGAAATGCACTGTTTGGGATGACCATGTAGAGAAAGTGAAGCCTTTTTTTAGAAGTGATCTTTTGGATCCAGTGGTTGTTCTAATTCAGATGGGTCGGATTAAGCTGGTCGAAAAGT CTATGGTTGTTGTTTCTTTAAGAGCTTTGGGTTGCTGCAATATCTACCTCATGTTCCTACCTGAGTATCTGAAGTACT CTGGAGAAGTAAAAATTTGCAGTTCTTATGATGCTACAAATTTGCTATTCAACCAAAACACTGTGGAGTTTGTGGAATTCAGAGAAAG TCTATGTATGCAGCAGCAAACACCTTTGAAGAGCATTACATCGAATTCTACTTTCAGTTATGGTACTACAAGTGGAGGGGACTTAAGCAGTTCAAAAATGCAAATCACAACATTATCTGAGATCTTTTCTAAAAGAGAG ACTGGTGATTTTTGGGTACCATGCAAGATTATAGGTATTGAGTCTGATCCCAATGATTGGTATTACGACTCTTGCCCTCAACAAAACTATAATAAGAAGTTGGAATTCAAGTCTGGAATGTATGATTGTGGGAAATGTGGTGGTCGGTTTATTAAAG CCCCACTCCTTTTATGCGACCGTGAAGTTCTTGAGTTGTTGTGTGTAAAGGCAGATGAATTGAAAGCTATGCAGCCATTT GTAATGACCAAGATTCCTAAAGACATCAGGAATTTAAAAGGGAGAGGTCTGTTATTTAAGCTTGCTGTGAGAAGTGATCAATTCAATAACCTAAATAATGCAGTACCAGTAATGCAAGTCAAACACTTTCCTGAAATGTTTGAAAACTACTATCCTGGGCTAATCAAGCATAACGATGATGAATTTTGTTCCAAGCTACAACTTATAGAGGATGACTCAGACTCAGATGAg ggtttttttttttcagatgaTCCTACAGAAAGTCCAATTGGTACTGCTTCTGGAAAGCAGAATGTAGCTGTGAATGAAACGGAAGCAGTGAAGCGAAGTCTGCTGGATGAATTTTCAAGTACACAAACatcaaagaagaagaaacaaattGTAGTGAAAGAGGAGAAGAATGAGAAAGAACCTACTGGTGAACAATGA